The Musa acuminata AAA Group cultivar baxijiao chromosome BXJ1-3, Cavendish_Baxijiao_AAA, whole genome shotgun sequence genome window below encodes:
- the LOC135623235 gene encoding uncharacterized protein LOC135623235 — MFPKEWAPPCGSCCTKKYANLVQIPWRIFCKKGCDADGETWEECQEECNEICFKDPVLKDHEWSYYIDRSPGHDNYSLECFRACISGCGFRFDIPKERVEEVRPKRPPKPTAVEPKPVLPHVEPNAAPDDLPSTSA; from the exons ATGTTCCCCAAAGAATGGGCTCCGCCCTGCGGCAGCTGCTGCACCAAGAAGTACGCCAATCTCGTCCAGATCCCAT GGAGAATCTTCTGCAAGAAGGGATGCGATGCCGATGGGGAAACCTGGGAAGAAT GTCAGGAAGAGTGCAATGAGATATGTTTTAAGGACCCAGTTTTGAAGGATCATGAGTGGAGTTATTACATTGACAGATCTCCAGGACATGACAATTACTCTTTG GAATGCTTCCGTGCCTGTATTTCTGGCTGTGGTTTCAGA TTTGATATTCCGAAAGAGAGAGTAGAAGAAGTTCGACCAAAGAGGCCACCTAAGCCAACTGCAGTCGAACCTAAACCTGTGTTACCACATGTCGAGCCTAATGCAGCTCCTGACGATTTACCTTCCACATCAGCATAA
- the LOC135623231 gene encoding CBS domain-containing protein CBSX5-like: protein MTVNSLQTREVSDLCIGKPATRPLSLSATVGDALLALRSGGSDDRLVICTADGPAPERKACAGNVCLVDVLCYLCAEQNLDAPMAALGAPASALLPPLTAASLVRRVEPSCSILEALDAILDGAQSLVVPIRAAASPRKFTSGSAAELCWLTREDFVRFFLNSIALFSPVPALSVTDLRLIGEISPFTLAHCDERVAPALAALSAGDLMTFVDCVGAPRKSAMRSIRAQLRAKGLLGMLELLDADVSPPFSPSTSSSESDDESSPSSPPLSNGRGRPRVTRSAWRSGSYSARMGRRSEEAIVCHPWSSLVAVMIQALAHRVSYVWVVDDDDYYLDGIVTFSDILEVFREQLEQTGTCI, encoded by the exons ATGACAGTGAACTCCCTGCAGACCCGCGAGGTGTCGGACCTCTGCATCGGTAAGCCGGCGACCAGGCCGCTCTCGCTCTCCGCCACCGTAGGCGACGCCCTCCTCGCCCTCAGGAGCGGCGGCAGCGACGACCGCCTCGTTATCTGCACCGCCGACGGTCCCGCTCCCGAGAGGAAGGCCTGCGCCGGGAACGTGTGCTTGGTCGACGTCCTCTGCTACCTGTGCGCCGAGCAGAACCTCGACGCTCCCATGGCCGCCCTCGGCGCGCCCGCCTCCGCCCTCCTTCCTCCATTGACCGCCGCCTCCCTCGTCCGCCGCGTCGAGCCCAGCTGCAG CATTCTGGAAGCACTCGACGCGATTCTTGACGGGGCGCAGAGCCTGGTGGTGCCCATCCGCGCCGCCGCATCGCCGAGGAAGTTCACCTCCGGCTCCGCCGCCGAATTATGCTGGCTGACGCGGGAGGATTTCGTCCGTTTCTTCCTCAACTCCATCGCTCTCTTCTCGCCGGTCCCCGCCCTCTCCGTCACCGACCTCCGCCTCATCGGCGAAATCTCCCCGTTTACCCTGGCCCACTGCGACGAGCGCGTCGCCCCCGCCCTAGCTGCGCTCTCCGCCGGCGACCTGATGACCTTTGTAGATTGCGTCGGCGCCCCGCGGAAGTCCGCCATGAGGTCCATCAGGGCCCAATTAAGGGCGAAGGGGCTGCTGGGCATGCTCGAGCTTCTCGACGCCGACGTCTCCCCGCCATTCTCGCCGTCGACGTCCTCGTCCGAGTCCGACGATGAATCCTCGCCATCCTCCCCGCCCTTGTCGAACGGGAGGGGAAGGCCGAGGGTGACGAGGTCGGCGTGGCGGTCGGGGAGCTACTCAGCGAGGATGGGGAGGCGGTCGGAGGAGGCGATCGTGTGCCACCCTTGGAGCTCGCTGGTGGCCGTGATGATACAGGCATTGGCGCATCGAGTAAGCTACGTGTGGGTGGTCGATGACGACGACTACTATCTCGACGGGATCGTCACGTTCTCCGACATCCTTGAGGTCTTCCGGGAACAGCTAGAGCAGACAGGGACTTGCATTTGA
- the LOC135638490 gene encoding uncharacterized protein LOC135638490, which yields MPFGLKNAGATYQRTVNKMFAHQIGRNMEVYVDDMIVKSQEAGAHLADLAKAFATLHKFGMRLNPVKCAFGVTSGKFLGFVIHKRGIDANPEKVQSIINMQSPRTIKDLQRLNGRLVAMSRFLARSGDRCLPFFRALKNPKDFRWMTECDEAFKQMKQHLASLPRLASVSPGERLGLYLVASQHAVSSVLVKENSGEQLPVYYVSHVLNGPEERYPPIEKLALALVLSARKLRPYFQAHPVEVITDQPLRQILSKFDVAGRLLKWAVELGEHDIQYVPRTAIKAQSVADFIAELTQIADVDLEQPLEAWVLHVDGSANSKGVGAGLVLLAPDGRLFERSLRFGFQATNNKAEYEALVAGLRLALEMQVAAIHVLTDSQLVAEQLNGGYEAQDPTMAKYLAQVRNLTTKFPHFTLSNVPREENERAGALAKLASRPAPEARPEVEELPARAIEIAAAASGSAPTTWVQELLGFKRDGIFPPDEVAARRLRRTHAWYSEVSGRLYKRSFTYPLLWCLEPDEAQTVLATVHVGVCGEHIGGRTLAHKILRQGYYWPTMCRDAKAYVQRCSSCQEHARTPRQPAVPLTPIDCAWPFAQWGLDLLGPFPPASKYIIVGVDYFTKWVEAEPLAIITEHQIEKFVWRNLVTRFSLSKTIITDNGPQFTGRRFREFCASHDIQLRFSSMAYPQTNGLAETAIGESPYSLAFGTEAVLPPEVAIATLRTRSYDEKVSNEGLQASLDVLEERRADAHLKALSYKRAVARVYNRKVRPRPIKLSDLVLCKTEVSDLTRARGKLAPK from the exons ATGCCTTTCGGATTAAAGAACGCTGGGGCTACATACCAGagaacggtgaacaagatgtttgcccaccagatcgggcggaacatggaagtttacgtggatgacatgattgtaaaaagccaaGAAGCAGGAGCTCACCTTGCCGACCTGGCCAAGGCATTCGCCACCCTGCAcaagttcggcatgcgactcaaccccgtGAAGTGTGCTTTCGGCGTCACCTCGGGAAAGTTCCTCGGGTTCGTCATACAtaaaagaggaattgacgccaacccagagAAGGTCCAGTCAATAATCAACATGCAATCGcctcggacgatcaaagacctgcaACGCCTTAATGGGAGGCTTGTCGCCATGTCTCGTTTCCTTGCCCGATCAGGTgaccgctgcctccccttcttcagggcgctGAAGAACCCGAAGGATTTTCGATGGATGACCGAATGCGATGAGGCCTTCAAACAAATGAAGCAACACTTGGCCAGCCTCCCTCGCCTTGCCTCAGTCTCTCCTGGGGAGAGGCTAGGCCTCTACCTAGTTGCCTCGCAGCACGCAGTCAGTTCCGTTCTGGTCAAAGAAAACTCCGGCGAACAGCTTccggtctactatgtcagccatgTCCTGAACGGGCCCGAGGAGCGATACCCACCGATTGAAAAATTAGCACTCGCGCTCGTCCTGTCAGCCCGGAAACTACGCCCTTACTTCCAGGCTCACCcagtggaggtcatcaccgaccaaccacttcggcagatcttgtctaaatttgatgttgcaggacgcCTTCTCaagtgggcggtggagctcggcgagcatgacatacaatacgtacccaggaccgccatcaaagcccagtccgtggccgacttcatcgcagaaTTAACCCAAATCGCGGATGTGGATCTCGAGCAACCTCTCGAAGCATGGGTCCTACACGTGGACGGATCGGCCAACTCAAAGGGCGTCGGCGCAGGGCTAGTTCTACTAGCTCCCGACGGACGCTtgttcgagcgttccctccgcttcgggttccaagCCACTAATAACAaggcggaatacgaggcgctcGTAGCAGGACTCAGGCTGGCCCTCGAAATGCAAGTGGCTgccatacacgtcctcaccgactcgcaactgGTAGCCGAGCAACTCAACGGCGGATATGAGGCTCAGGACCCAACCATGGCAAAGTACCTAGCACAGGTAAGGAACTTGACCACCAAATTCCCTCATTTTACGTTATCTAATGTTCCGAGGGAAGAGAACGAGCGAGCCGGCGCGCTAGCCAAGCTGGCGTCAAGGCCAGCCCCCGAAGCCCGGCCCGAGGTCGAGGAGCTCCCTGCCCGTGCCATCGAAATCGCAGCTGCGGCCTCGGGAAGCGCGCCGACCACATGGGTACAAGAGCTGCTAGGCTTTAAGCGGGACGGGATCTTTCCTCCCGACGAGGTTGCGGCTCGGCGCTTGCGTCGTACGCATGCGTGGTACTCCGAGGTGAGCGGACGACTCTATAAGCGGTCTTTCACATACCCCCTCCTATGGTGTttggagcccgacgaagctcAGACGGTTCTGGCCACGGTCCACGTGGGAGTCTGCGgggaacacatcggcgggcgaaccctagcacacaaaatacttcgccaaggttactattggccgaccatgtgccgggacgcgaaggCTTATGTACAGCGGTGTAGTTcgtgccaagaacacgcccgcacgccccggcagcccgcggtcccgctaacccccatcgattgcgcatggccattcgcgcagtggggtttggacctgctCGGACCCTTCCCGCCGGCCTcgaagtacatcatcgtgggagtggattatttcacaaagtgggttgAGGCCGAGCCGTTGGCGATAATCACGGAGCATCAAATTGAAAAGTTCGTGTGGAGGAACCTAGTTACTCGGTTCAGTTTGTCCAAAACCATCATTACAGATAACGGGCCTCAGTTCACCGGTAGAAGGTTCCGAGAGTTCTGTGCCAGCCACGAcatccagctaaggttcagctcaATGGCTTACCCTCAAACGAATGGGCTAGCGGAG ACCGCGATTGGAGAGTCCCCTtacagcctcgcgttcggaaccgaagctgtcCTGCCGCCCGAGGTAGCCATTGCCACCCTTCGGACAAGAAGTTATGATGAGAAAGTCTCGAACGAAGGACTTCAAgccagcctcgacgtgctcgaggagcgacgcgccgacgcgcacttgaaggccctctcttataaaagagccgtcgcaagggtctacaacaggaaggtacgaccccgaccaatTAAGCTAAGCGACCTAGTCCTGTGCAAGACCGAGGTCAGCGACCTGACCCGAGCGAGGGGGAAGCTAGCCCCCAAATAg
- the LOC135623240 gene encoding stem-specific protein TSJT1-like, with product MLGIFHKAVAQAPQELHSPESAAGIPPKSGSVRRQPKNPDEILRDFHAAYSGQSFSASFSGGAALACVGPRAPRPSFHQRLFCSYDEVYCMFVGSLGNLSALIRQYGLCSKSTNEALLVIEAYRTLRDRGPYPADQVVKDFSGSFAFVVYDNKTSTVFAALSSDGGIPLYWGVAADSSIVICDDREITKESCGKSYAPFPTGCMFHSDGGLRSFEHPLNRLKAMPRVDSEGVMCGASFKVDTFAKINSMPRVGSAADWTSWDNSH from the exons ATGTTGGGGATATTCCACAAAGCCGTGGCCCAGGCGCCGCAGGAGCTCCACAGCCCGGAGTCCGCCGCCGGCATCCCGCCTAAGTCCGGCTCTGTTCGCCGCCAGCCCAAGAACCCGGACGAGATCCTCAGGGACTTCCACGCTGCTTATTCCGGCCAGTCCTTCTCCGCCTCCTTTAGCGGCGGCGCCGCCCTCGCCTGCGTCGGCCCCCGCGCTCCCCGTCCCTCCTTCCACCAGAG ATTGTTCTGTAGCTATGATGAGGTTTACTGCATGTTCGTGGGGAGCCTTGGCAACCTGAGCGCCCTCATCAGGCAGTACGGTCTCTGCAGCAAGTCCACCAACGAGGCGCTGCTGGTGATCGAGGCGTATCGGACGCTCCGCGACCGCGGGCCGTACCCGGCCGACCAGGTCGTGAAGGACTTCAGCGGCTCCTTCGCCTTCGTCGTCTACGACAACAAAACCAGCACCGTCTTCGCTGCGCTG AGCTCCGATGGAGGAATACCTCTGTACTGGGGCGTTGCAGCGGATAGCTCGATCGTAATTTGCGATGACAGGGAAATCACAAAGGAGAGCTGCGGCAAATCCTACGCTCCGTTCCCTACTG GATGCATGTTTCACAGCGACGGAGGGTTGAGGAGCTTCGAGCACCCGTTGAACAGGCTGAAGGCGATGCCGAGGGTAGACAGCGAGGGGGTGATGTGCGGCGCCAGCTTCAAGGTGGACACGTTCGCCAAGATCAACTCCATGCCCAGAGTCGGGAGTGCCGCCGACTGGACTTCATGGGATAACTCACACTGA